DNA from Mesorhizobium loti R88b:
CGTACCAGCCAGTTGCTGCGTTCGGCGTCAATGGCGTCGAGCCGGCGCGCGCGCGCCTCGGCCTCGCGCCGCAAACCCTCATGAACGGCACGTGCATCTGCGAGCGTGGCGCGGTCGCGCGAAACATTTGCCGAGGACTGTTCGAGCTGCAATTGCAGGTCACCCAGATCAGGTGCGTCCTGCAGCAGCATTTCGGCCTCGACGAAAGCCGCCGAGGTTTCTTCATGGCTGTCGACGATGCGGGTGCGGGCCTCGTCCAAAGCGGCACGCCGGCTCGATAGTTCACCGCCGGCTTTTTCGGCCTCGGCCAGCGCATTGCGGGCAGCGTCCAGCCGATGCTGGGCTTCACGTCCGGCCTGGCGTGTGTTGCGTTCGGCTTCGCTTGCCTGGCGAAGCGCCTGTTCAGCCTGCGCCAATGCCGCCTCGGCCTGGCGCAGGATGAGGGTCGCCTGCACCGCCTCGGCATCGAGTTCGGCCAGCCTGTTCTTCTGCGCCAGCCGCTGCGCCGCGGCCGTCGGTGCATCGGCACTTGCGGTGAGGCCGTCCCAGCGCCAGAGCGCACCCTCGCGACTGACCAGCCGCTGGCCTGGCGCGAGCAGCGCCTGCAACCGGCGGCCGTCGGAGGCCTCGATGATGCCGATCTGCGCCAGGCGGCGGGCAAGCTGCGCCGGGGCGCGAACCACGCTGGCCAGGCTCCTGATCCCTTCCGGCAGAGCCGCGTCACCAAGCTGGATTTCGCTTTCGCCCCAATGCACCGGCGCGCTGCGGTCGAGCGGCACGTCGAGATCTTCGCCAAGGGCAGCACCCAGCGCCGTCTCGAAGCCGCGCTCGACGCTGATCTGCTCCAGCACGGACGGGAAGAGATCGCTGCTGGCTGCATTCAGGATCTTGGCCAGCGTCCGTGCTTCCGTCTCGATCCCCGCAAGTTCCGCCCTGGCATCCTGAAGCGGCGGGCGAGCGGCGCTTTCGCCGGCGCGGGCATCGATCACCGACTGTTCGGCCTCCAATACGGCAGCTTCGGATTCCTCCAACAGTGCCATCGCCTGTTCGACCAGCACCCGCTTTTCGGCCGGATCCGGCAGGCCGGCGACCTTGGACAGGATATCCGACAGTTCGCGGTCGACCTCGGCGAGCTGGCGGCCAAAGCGGTCGCGGCGCTCGGCGGTGTCGCGCAACGTGCGCTCGATCTGGTTGCGCGAGGCGGCCGCCTCGGCTCGCTCGGCGGTCAGCGCGGCGAGCTTGGCTTCGCTCTGCGAGAGCGTTGCCGCAGCCTGTTCGAAGGCAGCCCGGGTGGTTGCCTCGCGCGCGGCGGCGCCGGCATTTTCCGAATTTAGAGTCGCTTCTTCGGTGCGCAGGCGCTCAAGAATGTCGGCATTGTCGCGCACCATGCGCTCTTCGCGGGCAATGTCGCCATCGAGTTGCTGCAGCCGACGCTCGATCTCGGCCTGACGCGCGCGGATGCGGCCGGCTTCCTCCTCGATCTGCGACTTGGCGATCGACAGGCGCTGGAAGGCGGCGGCAGCGGCGGCTTCGGCGTCGCGCAGGTCAGGCATGCGGTGTGCGCCGATGCCTTGCTCCCTGGCGGCAGCCATCTGCGCGGCAGCGCGGTCGCCGACCAGGGCCGTGGCAACCGCCAGCGCAGAACGCGCCTCGCCTTCCTGCGTCTTGGCCAGCGTCCAGCGCAAATGCAGCAGCGTGGCCTCCGCCTTGCGAATATCGGCCGACAGGTTCTTGAAGCGGGACGCCTGGCGCGCCTGGCGCTTCAGGCTTTCGATCTGGCTTTCCAGCTCGCCGACGACATCATCCAGGCGTTCAAGATTCTGCTCGGCGGCCTTCAGCCTCAGCTCCGCCTCGTGGCGGCGGGTGTGCAGGCCGGAAATGCCGGCAGCCTCTTCCAGCAGGGCGCGGCGCGCCTGCGGCTTGGCCTGGATCAGTTCGCCGATACGACCTTGGCCTACCATCGATGGCGAACGCGCGCCGGTCGACTGATCGGCGAACAGAAGCTGCACGTCCTTGGCGCGCGCTTCCTTGCCGTTGATGCGGTAGAGCGAGCCGGCCTCGCGTTCGATGCGGCGCGACACCTGCAATTCATCGGCATCGTTGAAGGCAGCGGGCGCCGAGCGATCGGTGTTATCGAGGAAAAGCGTGACTTCGGCGGTGTTGCGGGCGGGCCGCGTTCCCGAACCGGAAAAGATCACGTCGTCCATGCCGGACGCGCGCATGTTCTTGTAGGAGCTTTCGCCCATCACCCAGCGCAGCGCCTCGACAAGGTTCGACTTGCCGCAGCCGTTCGGCCCGACAATACCCGTCAGGCCGCGTTCGATGACGAACTCGCCGGGCTCGACGAAGGACTTGAAACCAAGGAGGCGGAGGCGCGAAAACTTCATTCACGCGCCCCATACGGGCGAGCGCCGAAACGCTGCCGCTTCAGCGCTGACCTGATGTCAGAGCAGAGGGTCGAGGATGGCCGACATTTCCTCAATCGACATCGCCCCTTTGTAGGTCTTACCGTTGATGAAGAAGGTCGGTGTCGAGTCGACCTTGAATTCATTGGCGCCGCGCTTCTGGACCGATCTCACATCGTCCAGAAGTTTCTGGTCCGTCAAGCAGGCCTCGAAGGACTCCTGTGTAAAACCGGCGAGCTTCGAGATTTGCAGCAGCGCATCCTTGGTGTTCGACACGCCAACCCAGTTCGCCTGCTGCGCAAACAGCACGTCCACCATCGGGAAATAGTTGTCCTTGGCGCAGCGCGCCAGCATGAAACCGGCTTCCGCGCTCGGATCGAATGGGAATTCGCGCAGGATATAGCGCGCCTTGCCGGTGTCGATATACTTCTTCTTCAGGTCCGGGAAGGTGGTTTCGGCGAAATGCGCGCAGTGCGGGCAGGTCATCGAGGCGTATTCGACGATGGTGACCTTGGCGTCATCCTTGCCGAGCTGCTTGTCGGGTAGCGCGCCCGGCTTCAGCAATTCGGCCATGTCGACGTTGCCCTGAGACTCGGGAACCTGAACGGCCGCCGGCGTCGCCGGCTTGGCGGGAGTGGCCGGTTCCGCCGGCTTCACATCCGCCGCCTTGGCCTGTTCGCCGGAGTCGCTGCAGGCTGCGAGCAGGGCCACCGCCGGAATAGCAGCCAGCGAAGACAGGACGTTTCTGCGAGACAGACTTTTGCCGAACGAAGGACGGTTCATACGAATCACCTGACAAGGGTTGGATTTTGCAATGCAAAGGCACGAAAAGGCGAGAGTTGGCGCGAATTAAGGCATCTCGATCCCCAATCCAATCGCGAAACCTGACAAAGGCCATCACGAATGCGAGATGTTGACGACAAATCGATGACTGTCTTCAAGGGATTTTTGACTTCCTTTCACCGAGGATCGTTGCGCCAAGCCTTTCCAGCGAGGCGCGCAACCCGTCATCCTCGATCAGTTCGACCGTGCTGGACAATTTCGTCTTCTCCGCCATCGTCAACGGCCTGAAGGTCGGTTTAGGCCGTCCTTTGTCCGCCGTCACCGGTTTTTGCACGATCCTGATGCGGCCTATTGCCGTAAAGCCGAGGAAAGCGTTGACCCGGTTTATGATCTCGCCGGTCTCATGCTGCAGGTGAAGTGCGGCCATGCCTTCGCAGGCGACAACCAGCACCGCCGGTTCGAACGGATCGTCTTCATGCATGCGGCGCGGCCACTGGATCTTTTCAGGCCGCGAGC
Protein-coding regions in this window:
- the smc gene encoding chromosome segregation protein SMC, with amino-acid sequence MKFSRLRLLGFKSFVEPGEFVIERGLTGIVGPNGCGKSNLVEALRWVMGESSYKNMRASGMDDVIFSGSGTRPARNTAEVTLFLDNTDRSAPAAFNDADELQVSRRIEREAGSLYRINGKEARAKDVQLLFADQSTGARSPSMVGQGRIGELIQAKPQARRALLEEAAGISGLHTRRHEAELRLKAAEQNLERLDDVVGELESQIESLKRQARQASRFKNLSADIRKAEATLLHLRWTLAKTQEGEARSALAVATALVGDRAAAQMAAAREQGIGAHRMPDLRDAEAAAAAAFQRLSIAKSQIEEEAGRIRARQAEIERRLQQLDGDIAREERMVRDNADILERLRTEEATLNSENAGAAAREATTRAAFEQAAATLSQSEAKLAALTAERAEAAASRNQIERTLRDTAERRDRFGRQLAEVDRELSDILSKVAGLPDPAEKRVLVEQAMALLEESEAAVLEAEQSVIDARAGESAARPPLQDARAELAGIETEARTLAKILNAASSDLFPSVLEQISVERGFETALGAALGEDLDVPLDRSAPVHWGESEIQLGDAALPEGIRSLASVVRAPAQLARRLAQIGIIEASDGRRLQALLAPGQRLVSREGALWRWDGLTASADAPTAAAQRLAQKNRLAELDAEAVQATLILRQAEAALAQAEQALRQASEAERNTRQAGREAQHRLDAARNALAEAEKAGGELSSRRAALDEARTRIVDSHEETSAAFVEAEMLLQDAPDLGDLQLQLEQSSANVSRDRATLADARAVHEGLRREAEARARRLDAIDAERSNWLVRAENASTQIASLGERKAEAEAERERLADAPDEIDAKRRALLSQLTEAETLRKAAADRLQEAETKQAELDKLATGSIQSLAEARETRVRAEERLTAADERRLEVEARIQETLNTPPHLVIRHTGLEADDPMPEMPEIERQLDRLKIERERLGAVNLRAEEEQKELSDRLETIVSEREDIIEAIRKLRQAIQSLNREGRERLLAAFDVVNGHFQRLFSHLFGGGTAELQLIESEDPLEAGLEILARPPGKKPQTMTLLSGGEQALTAMSLIFAVFLTNPAPICVLDEVDAPLDDHNVERFCNLMDEMAKTTETRFVIITHNPITMARMDRLFGVTMAEQGVSQLVSVDLQAAEAMREAS
- a CDS encoding DsbA family protein; translated protein: MNRPSFGKSLSRRNVLSSLAAIPAVALLAACSDSGEQAKAADVKPAEPATPAKPATPAAVQVPESQGNVDMAELLKPGALPDKQLGKDDAKVTIVEYASMTCPHCAHFAETTFPDLKKKYIDTGKARYILREFPFDPSAEAGFMLARCAKDNYFPMVDVLFAQQANWVGVSNTKDALLQISKLAGFTQESFEACLTDQKLLDDVRSVQKRGANEFKVDSTPTFFINGKTYKGAMSIEEMSAILDPLL
- a CDS encoding DUF721 domain-containing protein; the encoded protein is MAGRTPYGNPVPVSDLATKILDPVLRKRAGISIGLVQSWEEIAGPRLASRSRPEKIQWPRRMHEDDPFEPAVLVVACEGMAALHLQHETGEIINRVNAFLGFTAIGRIRIVQKPVTADKGRPKPTFRPLTMAEKTKLSSTVELIEDDGLRASLERLGATILGERKSKIP